Proteins from one Lachnospiraceae bacterium KGMB03038 genomic window:
- a CDS encoding sporulation protein YqfC — protein MKAKKKEAEEKDRPLREKILRVSELPKDVVMGMPVLNVLGQSELHLENYRGILEYTEETVRILIKGGQIKVTGRNLQVVYYTNDEMKISGYIKSIEYHR, from the coding sequence ATGAAAGCAAAAAAAAAGGAAGCAGAAGAAAAAGACCGGCCCCTGCGGGAGAAGATCCTAAGAGTCTCAGAGCTTCCCAAAGATGTGGTCATGGGAATGCCGGTCCTGAATGTTCTGGGCCAAAGTGAGCTCCATTTAGAGAATTACCGGGGAATTCTGGAATACACAGAAGAAACAGTGAGAATTCTGATAAAAGGCGGACAGATCAAAGTGACTGGAAGGAACCTCCAGGTTGTCTATTATACCAATGACGAGATGAAGATCAGCGGCTATATCAAATCCATTGAATATCATCGCTAA
- a CDS encoding PhoH family protein encodes MGMMEAVIEIPAEHEKNIFGQLDVFAKKIERALHVTLIARDESVKILGEAAQVERAKSVLSQLAELSKRGNTIQEQNVDYTLALAMEGQEDEVLEIDRDIICHTLQGKPIKPKTLGQKKYVDAIRRQMIVFGLGPAGTGKTYLAMAMAITAFRNNEVGRIILTRPAIEAGEKLGFLPGDLQSKIDPYLRPLYDALYQIMGAEAFLKNSEKGLIEVAPLAYMRGRTLDNAFIILDEAQNTTPAQMKMFLTRIGFGSKVVITGDETQKDLPAGQVSGLDVAAAVVRQIEDISICHLTSKDVVRHPLVQKIVKAYEEYESRAAKTKTRGRRRRS; translated from the coding sequence ATGGGAATGATGGAAGCAGTAATTGAAATTCCTGCTGAACATGAGAAAAATATATTTGGCCAGCTGGATGTATTCGCAAAGAAAATCGAGCGCGCTTTACATGTAACGCTGATCGCCAGGGATGAAAGCGTCAAGATCTTAGGGGAAGCGGCGCAGGTGGAGCGGGCGAAAAGTGTTCTCTCGCAGCTGGCTGAGCTGTCTAAAAGAGGGAATACGATCCAGGAACAGAATGTGGACTACACCCTGGCCCTTGCGATGGAAGGACAGGAGGATGAGGTCCTGGAGATCGACAGAGATATCATCTGTCATACACTTCAGGGAAAACCGATCAAGCCAAAGACCTTAGGGCAAAAGAAATATGTAGACGCGATCCGCAGACAGATGATCGTTTTTGGGCTGGGCCCTGCGGGAACCGGAAAGACTTATCTCGCCATGGCTATGGCAATAACCGCTTTCCGCAATAACGAGGTGGGAAGGATCATACTGACCAGGCCGGCCATCGAAGCCGGCGAGAAGCTGGGCTTTCTGCCGGGCGACCTGCAGAGCAAGATCGATCCATATCTCAGGCCCCTTTACGATGCTCTGTACCAGATCATGGGAGCAGAGGCTTTCCTGAAGAATTCAGAGAAAGGCCTGATCGAAGTGGCGCCTCTGGCATATATGAGGGGCCGCACCCTGGACAATGCCTTTATCATTCTGGACGAGGCCCAGAATACGACCCCGGCTCAGATGAAAATGTTCCTGACCAGGATCGGTTTTGGTTCTAAAGTGGTGATCACTGGAGATGAGACGCAAAAAGACCTTCCGGCAGGCCAGGTATCCGGCCTGGATGTTGCCGCCGCGGTGGTCCGTCAGATTGAAGATATCAGTATCTGCCATCTGACCAGCAAGGACGTGGTGCGCCATCCTTTGGTACAGAAGATCGTCAAAGCATATGAGGAATACGAGAGCCGGGCGGCAAAGACTAAAACCCGGGGCAGGAGGAGACGTTCATGA
- the ybeY gene encoding rRNA maturation RNase YbeY, with protein MTVYLEEEGSLTLPLPARSLAAEAAEAALDEIGCPYEAEVNLLLTMNEQIREMNREFRNIDRATDVLSFPMIEYEDAGVFDFLEDEPDCFDPETGRLLLGDIVISKEKVFSQAKEYGHTLKREFAFLVVHSILHLSGYDHMEEEERKTMEALQDKILEKLDILR; from the coding sequence ATGACAGTATACCTGGAAGAAGAAGGAAGCCTGACGCTTCCGCTTCCCGCGCGCTCACTGGCGGCAGAGGCGGCAGAGGCGGCTTTAGATGAGATCGGATGTCCTTACGAAGCAGAAGTAAATCTGCTTCTTACTATGAATGAACAGATACGTGAAATGAATCGGGAATTCCGGAATATCGACCGGGCTACCGATGTGCTCTCCTTTCCGATGATCGAATATGAGGACGCGGGAGTCTTTGATTTCCTGGAAGACGAGCCGGACTGTTTTGATCCAGAAACAGGCCGGCTGCTGCTTGGAGACATTGTGATCTCAAAAGAGAAGGTGTTTTCCCAGGCAAAAGAGTACGGTCATACGCTAAAAAGGGAATTCGCCTTTCTGGTTGTCCACTCCATTTTGCATCTGTCCGGATACGATCACATGGAAGAGGAAGAACGAAAGACAATGGAAGCGCTTCAGGATAAGATTCTGGAAAAGCTGGATATTTTAAGATAG
- a CDS encoding iron-containing alcohol dehydrogenase, with protein sequence MKNDFCYHLPVNLIFGPGKIETLGKEAAKYGDKVMIVTGRGSAKRSGLLDRAKKLLQAEGLQVFVFDEAQSNPLASTAMRGAKKAREEGCQAVIGLGGGSIMDCSKAIAFGACNEGPIFDYIYGKRQGNRALPLILAPTTCGTGSEGNSFAVLTEDETKDKKSLRNPAVIAKASIIDPELMTTMPASVLAAVGFDALCHCMEAYLSKACDPITEALALEGIRLVGEYLPQIYRRKEEDSDTPPDLEGWSAVTLASTYGGMVICQAGVAAPHGLEHPASGLRNITHGRGLAALTPVVYRRTLPEAADKFAAISRCLGGRDDSDCVNKIENLLDVLNLKTSLSREGIEAEDLDWMTENAFKVSLASLQNHPKTFSKEEIREIYQEAF encoded by the coding sequence CGTTACCGGACGCGGGAGCGCAAAACGGTCAGGGCTGCTGGATCGGGCGAAAAAACTCTTGCAGGCAGAAGGGCTGCAGGTTTTTGTCTTTGATGAAGCACAGTCCAATCCCTTAGCTTCCACAGCTATGCGCGGGGCGAAAAAAGCGCGGGAAGAAGGATGTCAGGCGGTCATCGGTCTGGGCGGCGGAAGTATTATGGACTGCAGTAAAGCAATTGCCTTTGGGGCCTGCAATGAAGGGCCGATTTTTGACTATATTTACGGGAAAAGGCAGGGGAACCGTGCGCTTCCCCTCATCCTGGCGCCCACTACATGTGGGACCGGCAGCGAAGGAAACAGTTTTGCCGTTCTTACTGAGGATGAGACGAAAGACAAGAAATCTCTCAGAAATCCGGCGGTGATCGCAAAAGCTTCCATTATTGACCCGGAGCTTATGACCACAATGCCTGCTTCTGTACTGGCTGCCGTTGGATTTGACGCGCTGTGTCACTGTATGGAAGCCTATTTGAGCAAGGCCTGCGATCCGATCACAGAGGCGTTGGCGCTGGAAGGAATACGCTTAGTCGGGGAATATCTTCCGCAGATTTACAGACGAAAAGAAGAGGACAGCGATACGCCTCCTGATCTGGAAGGATGGAGCGCTGTCACCTTAGCAAGTACCTATGGCGGAATGGTGATCTGCCAGGCAGGGGTGGCGGCGCCCCACGGTTTGGAACATCCGGCCAGCGGACTTCGCAATATTACACACGGGAGAGGACTTGCCGCGTTAACGCCTGTTGTTTATCGAAGAACGCTTCCGGAAGCGGCAGACAAATTTGCTGCGATCTCCCGCTGTCTTGGCGGAAGAGATGATTCTGACTGCGTAAATAAGATTGAGAATCTTCTGGACGTACTGAACCTTAAAACCAGCCTTTCCAGAGAAGGGATAGAGGCAGAAGATCTTGATTGGATGACAGAGAATGCTTTTAAAGTTTCGTTGGCAAGTCTCCAGAACCATCCTAAGACGTTTTCCAAAGAAGAGATAAGAGAAATTTACCAAGAAGCATTTTAA
- a CDS encoding helix-turn-helix transcriptional regulator, producing the protein MQFQRLEDLRIDHDKTQAEIAAYLGCQREVYRRYEKGTRQIPADFLIRLSGFYGVSVDYLLGLTDEKKPYPRKV; encoded by the coding sequence ATGCAGTTTCAACGGTTAGAAGATTTAAGAATCGATCATGATAAAACCCAGGCAGAGATCGCGGCTTATCTTGGCTGCCAGCGAGAAGTATACCGCAGATATGAAAAAGGGACCCGCCAGATCCCGGCAGATTTCTTGATCCGGCTCTCTGGCTTCTACGGTGTCAGCGTAGATTATCTGCTAGGGTTGACAGACGAAAAGAAACCCTATCCAAGAAAAGTTTAA